A single Natranaerobius thermophilus JW/NM-WN-LF DNA region contains:
- the spoIIIAD gene encoding stage III sporulation protein AD — MDIVQIVGFGFIATVLIVILRQQRKELAILLSMGAGIMIFLKVIEPLHSILTVLEELTVQANLDLAYMDTLLKIVGIAYITEFGAQVCNDAGEGTIAKKIELAGKIAIMLLAVPLVLMILETVLTLLPS; from the coding sequence ATGGATATAGTGCAAATTGTAGGTTTTGGTTTTATTGCAACAGTATTAATTGTAATTTTAAGACAACAGCGCAAAGAGTTAGCTATTTTACTATCAATGGGAGCAGGAATTATGATTTTTTTAAAAGTTATAGAGCCCCTACATTCGATATTAACAGTTTTAGAAGAGTTAACTGTACAGGCTAATTTAGACTTGGCCTACATGGATACATTGTTGAAAATTGTTGGAATAGCTTATATTACTGAATTCGGTGCTCAAGTTTGTAATGACGCGGGTGAGGGAACTATTGCAAAAAAAATTGAGTTAGCGGGTAAAATCGCCATTATGCTTTTAGCTGTACCGTTAGTTTTAATGATCTTAGAGACCGTATTAACATTACTACCTTCTTAA
- the spoIIIAC gene encoding stage III sporulation protein AC has protein sequence MYELDIDLLFKIAGVGMILAVLNPVLNILDRQEVTTYVNLAGVIIVLFMIIQLLADLFETVRQVFGVY, from the coding sequence ATGTATGAACTGGACATTGATTTATTGTTCAAAATAGCTGGGGTAGGAATGATTTTAGCAGTATTAAATCCAGTTTTAAATATATTGGATAGGCAAGAAGTTACAACTTACGTAAATTTAGCTGGCGTAATAATAGTACTTTTTATGATTATCCAGTTACTTGCTGATTTGTTTGAAACAGTTCGTCAAGTATTCGGGGTGTATTGA
- a CDS encoding stage III sporulation protein AB: MIRIVGAGLILFSTMALGNQVAHKYKMRPKLLRQLEVLLEMTGSEINYAAVPLPELLSKIGRRFPKGAGKIFHRVNEHLKHNGVTPEEAFYKTKQQLQHELSINEEDWQVLENFASYLGKSDSGEQLKQVELCLSHIRANQKIAMEDQRKNERMWRYLGVLAGLMLVILIW, encoded by the coding sequence ATGATCAGGATAGTAGGCGCAGGATTAATTTTATTTTCAACTATGGCCTTAGGAAATCAAGTGGCACACAAATATAAGATGAGGCCAAAACTATTGAGACAATTGGAAGTTTTATTAGAAATGACCGGCTCAGAAATTAATTATGCTGCTGTACCCCTTCCTGAATTATTATCTAAAATTGGCCGAAGATTTCCTAAAGGGGCTGGGAAAATATTTCACAGAGTTAATGAACACTTAAAACATAATGGTGTTACACCTGAAGAAGCTTTCTATAAAACTAAGCAACAATTACAACATGAATTGAGCATTAATGAAGAAGATTGGCAGGTCTTAGAGAACTTTGCTAGTTATTTAGGGAAAAGTGATTCTGGGGAGCAGTTAAAGCAAGTTGAGTTATGTCTTTCCCATATTAGAGCTAATCAAAAAATTGCAATGGAAGATCAAAGGAAAAATGAACGCATGTGGCGATACCTCGGTGTTCTGGCAGGCCTCATGCTGGTAATACTAATTTGGTAG
- the spoIIIAA gene encoding stage III sporulation protein AA has protein sequence MEEWFTKLLEKYFPAQLQEKIKNYLKGSSQQCKLEEIRLRANRPAMLVFSDKDEILNYQVELNDLQKVMSLISENSVYSYQHEINRGFITVTGGHRVGIVGRTYLKSGEIQTIRDVSGINFRIAREIKGAGKKLVDKLIDKRINSFLNTLLIGPPGCGKTTILRDLTRLLSTGNKSFDRTFKITLIDERSEISGSVRGIPQKEIGLRTDVLDGCPKAKGMMMAVRAMSPEIIVTDEIGTKEDINAVKEAMNSGVKLLLSIHGDSYETLLKRPGIPELLHDGAIEKLVILSRRRGPGTIETIRDNKNVLKQSSNENKKLTVNI, from the coding sequence TTGGAAGAATGGTTTACTAAGCTTTTAGAAAAATATTTTCCAGCTCAATTACAAGAGAAAATTAAAAATTATCTAAAGGGATCTTCTCAACAATGCAAATTGGAAGAAATTCGCTTACGAGCTAATAGACCAGCTATGCTGGTTTTTTCAGATAAGGATGAAATTTTAAATTATCAAGTAGAGCTAAATGATTTACAAAAAGTAATGAGTCTAATTAGTGAAAACTCTGTATATTCATATCAACACGAGATCAACAGGGGCTTTATAACTGTAACAGGAGGTCACAGAGTAGGCATAGTTGGGAGAACATATTTAAAAAGTGGTGAAATACAAACCATCCGTGATGTCTCTGGAATAAATTTTAGAATTGCCAGGGAAATAAAAGGAGCCGGTAAAAAACTAGTTGATAAGTTAATAGACAAGAGAATAAATAGTTTTCTTAACACTTTATTAATAGGTCCTCCTGGATGTGGTAAAACCACTATTCTACGAGATTTAACTAGACTGTTAAGTACTGGAAACAAGAGTTTTGATAGGACATTTAAGATTACGTTAATAGATGAAAGATCCGAAATAAGTGGATCAGTTCGAGGGATTCCCCAGAAAGAAATTGGGTTACGAACTGATGTGTTAGATGGCTGTCCCAAGGCAAAAGGCATGATGATGGCTGTAAGAGCTATGTCACCAGAAATTATTGTAACCGACGAAATTGGAACAAAAGAAGATATAAATGCTGTTAAAGAAGCTATGAATTCCGGAGTAAAGCTATTATTGTCTATACACGGTGATAGCTATGAAACTCTGTTAAAAAGACCAGGAATCCCAGAACTTTTACATGATGGTGCTATTGAAAAATTGGTGATTTTAAGCCGGAGACGAGGACCTGGAACAATTGAAACAATTAGAGATAATAAAAATGTTTTAAAACAAAGCTCTAATGAAAACAAAAAATTAACTGTAAATATCTAA